The Desulfurellaceae bacterium genome contains the following window.
CGCTATTTCTGGGTCGGCAATATCACGCCCGGCCCCCAGTCCAGCCTCGACCCCGGAACTGTGGTGCGGGGCGGTCACACGATTCGGGGTGTGACGGTCTATGAGCCGTGGGTGCTGCCGCGCGCCCTGGACTGGCTGGCGCGACGCAAAGACGCCTATCCGTTCGAGCGGATTATTTCGCATACCTTCCCCTTTGCCGAGATTAACCGCGCCTTTCCGTTCGCCAATGACGGCGGGGCGATTCGGGTGTCGCTGGAGATGTGAAGACGGTCTGTCACAGGAGGACAAGCATGAAGTTTGCACTGATGGGAGTTGGTAGCGGGTCGACGGTCCGCCCCGATGTTCTGGCCGAGGTGGCCCGGAAGGGTGAGGAACTGGGCTTTGAGTCGGCCTGGATTCCGGAGCACCTGGCCGTGCCGGTGGAGATGAAGGCCCGCTATCCGGGCTCGGCCGACGGCACGTTTCCCGGCGGACCCGGCGTGGCCCTGCACGACCCGTTCGTGGCCCTGTCGTTTGTGGCCGCTCAGACCACACGGCTCAAGCTCGGCACCGGCGTGTTTGTCCTGCCCCTGCGCAACACTATCAGCGTGGCCAAGGCGGTGGCCAGTCTGGACGTGCTGTCGCAGGGCCGGGTGCTTTTCGGGATTGGCGTCGGCTGGTGTGAGGAGGAGTTTGACGCCGTCGGCATGCCGTTCACAAACCGGGCCGGCCGGACCCGGGAAGCGGTCAGGGTCATGCGGGCGCTGTGGACAGAGGACACGCCCGAGTTTGACGGTAGGCATCACCGCTTTCAGCCGGTCGGCTTTAATCCCAAACCGGTCCAGAAACCGTATCCGCCC
Protein-coding sequences here:
- a CDS encoding LLM class F420-dependent oxidoreductase; the protein is MKFALMGVGSGSTVRPDVLAEVARKGEELGFESAWIPEHLAVPVEMKARYPGSADGTFPGGPGVALHDPFVALSFVAAQTTRLKLGTGVFVLPLRNTISVAKAVASLDVLSQGRVLFGIGVGWCEEEFDAVGMPFTNRAGRTREAVRVMRALWTEDTPEFDGRHHRFQPVGFNPKPVQKPYPPLIFGGESRAALKRTAELADGWCGIRYTPDSVKPYLATLKELTERAGRNFSRLEITVGLDPSVQPTLDTVKRFEDAGVHRLFAFSPGWMRRSRFATDLYPAMERFADEVMAKM